The Pseudomonas allokribbensis genome has a window encoding:
- a CDS encoding O-antigen ligase family protein: MIFPLSIVSLLGLVCIALLASPWPYLAPGAVLGLVGFAVLYRKPTWGLLGIAALVPFEGFFKDSSLSGSKLIGASLAVILMLQLAMHQIPSERLRSNIWRYLIWFMVLYFLSLLNTDDMGMSLGHLRELSVGLILFVITLLIGRELNLDLFARLVTLSVSATCAMAMFSTKFQDQGRAAGLLEDPNAFALLIAFAVPLGLLLVIRGPNLLHRLFWGACCLLLLGGMTKTESRSGLVVLALSLVIGCWHYRAQLSRIRPRHLGFAMLGLAIVIPLAIYAMPAGYLARIQSLSVLSAGARGHDDESLGRRASYIVVGSQMIRENPLLGSGPGTFPLHYATTGYAKAFSANRKIGDLYRRAHNTYLEVFSELGVPAGLLFVGMLGLGLYNLIRARRAWMQRRDWDQADLMTHLGVSFLSLTLFLMFLSAPNQKYVWIMLALTSVLRLKAEQAPLTEARA; encoded by the coding sequence ATGATTTTCCCGCTCTCGATCGTCAGTCTGCTGGGTCTGGTCTGCATCGCTTTGCTGGCCAGCCCATGGCCCTATCTGGCGCCGGGCGCGGTGCTCGGTCTGGTGGGGTTCGCGGTGTTGTACCGCAAACCGACCTGGGGGCTGCTCGGCATCGCCGCACTGGTGCCGTTCGAGGGTTTCTTCAAGGACAGTTCGCTGTCGGGCAGCAAGCTCATCGGCGCGTCGCTGGCGGTGATCCTGATGCTGCAACTGGCGATGCACCAGATTCCTTCGGAACGCCTGCGCAGCAACATCTGGCGTTACCTGATCTGGTTCATGGTTCTGTACTTTCTGAGCCTGCTCAACACCGATGACATGGGTATGTCGCTGGGTCATCTGCGCGAACTCAGCGTCGGCCTGATTCTGTTCGTCATCACGTTGCTGATTGGCCGCGAGCTTAACCTCGACCTGTTCGCCCGGCTGGTAACTTTGAGCGTCAGCGCCACCTGCGCCATGGCGATGTTTTCGACCAAATTCCAGGATCAGGGCCGCGCCGCCGGCCTGCTCGAAGACCCGAACGCCTTCGCCCTGCTGATCGCGTTCGCCGTGCCGCTGGGTCTGTTGCTGGTGATTCGCGGCCCGAACCTGCTGCACCGGCTGTTCTGGGGCGCGTGCTGCCTGCTGCTGCTCGGCGGCATGACCAAGACCGAATCCCGCTCCGGGCTGGTGGTGCTGGCGTTGAGTCTGGTGATCGGTTGCTGGCACTACCGTGCGCAACTGTCGCGGATTCGTCCGCGTCACCTCGGCTTCGCGATGCTCGGTCTGGCGATCGTGATTCCGCTGGCGATCTATGCGATGCCCGCCGGCTATCTGGCACGTATCCAGTCGCTGAGCGTGCTCAGTGCCGGCGCCCGTGGCCACGATGACGAATCCCTCGGTCGCCGTGCCTCGTACATCGTGGTCGGCAGCCAGATGATCCGCGAGAATCCGCTGCTCGGTTCCGGCCCTGGCACCTTCCCGCTGCACTACGCCACCACCGGTTACGCCAAGGCGTTTTCCGCCAACCGCAAGATCGGCGACCTGTACCGCCGCGCCCACAACACTTACCTGGAAGTCTTCAGCGAACTGGGGGTTCCCGCCGGCCTGTTGTTCGTCGGCATGCTCGGCCTGGGCCTGTACAACCTGATCCGCGCCCGTCGCGCCTGGATGCAACGACGGGACTGGGATCAAGCGGACCTGATGACCCACCTTGGCGTGAGCTTCCTGTCGCTGACGCTGTTCCTGATGTTTCTCAGTGCACCGAATCAGAAGTACGT
- a CDS encoding glycosyltransferase family 4 protein, whose product MSTPSSPNAALPIIHLLSSGGFYGAERMLLDHCLATPGQHQVLFLDAPPELIERFRAAGVDAQGCAGLGALLGHLRQRRAERPLINTHNFKGLLFGWVGATLLRLPLVITQHGFTPRSRKQKFYTWLSLQLCRTASVDRVVCVAESIAVLHRQASVRAEKLQVIPNGLPAAVAERIPEVDHQRWLAGYVGRLSSEKGPDLFLDALIPLCHQHPQLDAVMLGDGPEREALQARIDAAGLQQRIRLPGYQTDMRHWWQQLDALVISSRTEGTPMILLEAMQTGVPVVAFAVGGIPDVLEDRHNGLLAAPADSSALARQLDTLLSQPALARKLRDNAKRTQQDRYDLKALAERWSQLYIRTAREARA is encoded by the coding sequence TTGAGCACCCCGTCCTCCCCGAACGCCGCCCTGCCGATCATTCATTTGCTCAGCAGTGGCGGCTTCTATGGGGCCGAGCGGATGTTGCTGGATCATTGCCTGGCGACACCGGGGCAGCATCAGGTGCTGTTTCTCGATGCGCCGCCGGAACTGATCGAGCGCTTTCGCGCGGCGGGCGTCGATGCCCAAGGTTGCGCCGGGCTCGGCGCATTGCTCGGGCATCTGCGTCAGCGCCGGGCGGAACGTCCGTTGATCAACACCCACAATTTCAAAGGCCTGCTGTTCGGCTGGGTTGGCGCCACGCTGTTACGGCTGCCGCTGGTGATCACTCAACACGGCTTCACCCCGCGCAGCCGCAAGCAGAAGTTCTACACCTGGCTGAGCCTGCAACTGTGCCGCACCGCGTCGGTGGATCGAGTGGTGTGCGTGGCCGAAAGCATCGCGGTGCTGCACCGCCAGGCCAGCGTTCGTGCGGAAAAGCTGCAAGTGATCCCCAACGGTCTGCCGGCGGCGGTCGCTGAACGGATACCGGAGGTCGATCATCAGCGCTGGCTCGCCGGGTACGTCGGACGACTGAGCAGCGAAAAAGGTCCGGACCTGTTTCTCGATGCGCTGATCCCGCTGTGTCATCAACATCCGCAACTTGACGCGGTGATGCTCGGTGACGGCCCGGAGCGCGAGGCACTTCAGGCGCGGATCGACGCCGCCGGGCTGCAACAGCGCATTCGTCTGCCGGGTTATCAGACCGACATGCGCCACTGGTGGCAGCAACTCGACGCGCTGGTGATCAGCTCGCGCACCGAGGGCACGCCGATGATTTTGCTGGAGGCCATGCAGACCGGGGTGCCGGTGGTGGCGTTCGCGGTCGGCGGGATTCCCGATGTGCTGGAAGACCGGCACAACGGCCTGCTGGCCGCGCCGGCCGACAGCAGCGCCCTCGCCCGCCAGCTCGACACGCTGCTGAGCCAACCCGCGCTGGCGCGCAAACTGCGCGACAACGCCAAACGCACGCAACAGGACCGCTACGACCTCAAGGCCCTGGCCGAGCGCTGGTCGCAGTTGTACATCCGCACGGCACGGGAGGCACGCGCATGA
- a CDS encoding GumC family protein: MNPKENYLHEFFRIFFANKQLVKRVFLIFAVIALVLPLVLKQSFDITAQVIVQSKKLSQGDATTSLTVDNATFIPPSLADMETESNILRSPALIRQTISELRDKGEYTPSPGVFARLIGEPFKRYITSPLRQYLINPLRNVLGLETDPVRDTALDALTQQAIDSLKIETLPGSNVISIVYSFPDPHQGTTFVSALLQNYLVSRQALQSIDLPQSFYESKKHLYQVRLDGLEGNRQALLESVGASDPKEEITFRLNAINTEEQALNLYQDRLLQSQRWLEYLKTSLAAASNNKLNDYTFPYTFTTTVDNVAFEDREIKQLGEQLTTQVSRYMNDLAVFQPGSEPMLLTREQIARTRQQFLKVVSNRIQERTNDLAVVQQVIDQKTARIAEFKARIHELQQTQSKLRQMDTEIDALHAAFSTYAQRFAESSTTRSLNDDLSNARVLSPPFEPTEAAFPKPLLIIPFGLFTGLLLAIALVYVREFFDHRFKHPAQISHELGLPVLLVINDQSTQPGNPHKNWTVPSFVHWVRN; the protein is encoded by the coding sequence ATGAATCCAAAGGAAAACTACCTGCATGAGTTCTTCAGGATCTTCTTCGCCAACAAGCAACTGGTGAAGCGTGTCTTCCTGATCTTTGCAGTGATCGCGCTGGTGCTGCCGCTGGTGCTCAAACAGAGCTTCGATATCACCGCCCAGGTGATCGTGCAGTCGAAAAAACTCTCCCAGGGCGACGCCACCACGTCGCTGACCGTGGACAACGCGACGTTCATCCCGCCGTCGCTGGCGGACATGGAAACCGAGAGCAATATCCTGCGCTCGCCAGCACTGATCCGTCAGACCATCAGCGAACTGCGGGACAAGGGTGAGTACACCCCGTCGCCCGGCGTCTTCGCCCGGCTGATTGGCGAGCCGTTCAAGCGCTACATCACCTCGCCGCTGCGTCAGTACCTGATCAACCCGCTGCGCAACGTGCTGGGCCTTGAAACCGATCCGGTGCGCGACACCGCCCTCGATGCGCTGACGCAACAGGCCATCGACAGCCTGAAGATCGAGACCCTGCCCGGCTCCAACGTGATCTCGATCGTCTACAGCTTCCCCGATCCGCATCAAGGCACGACGTTCGTTTCAGCCCTGCTGCAAAACTATCTGGTGAGCCGTCAGGCGCTGCAATCGATCGACCTGCCGCAGTCGTTCTACGAATCGAAAAAACACCTGTACCAGGTGCGTCTCGATGGCCTGGAAGGCAACCGGCAAGCCTTGCTCGAAAGTGTCGGCGCGTCCGATCCGAAGGAAGAAATCACCTTCCGCCTGAACGCGATCAACACCGAAGAACAGGCACTGAACCTGTATCAGGACCGCCTGCTGCAAAGCCAACGCTGGCTGGAGTACCTGAAAACCAGCCTGGCTGCCGCCAGCAACAACAAGCTCAACGACTACACCTTCCCCTACACCTTCACCACCACCGTCGACAACGTGGCGTTCGAGGACCGGGAGATCAAACAGCTGGGCGAGCAACTGACCACCCAGGTCAGTCGCTACATGAACGATCTGGCGGTGTTCCAGCCTGGCAGCGAGCCGATGTTGTTGACCCGCGAGCAGATCGCCCGCACCCGTCAGCAGTTCCTCAAAGTGGTGAGCAACCGCATTCAGGAGCGCACCAACGACCTGGCCGTGGTTCAGCAGGTGATCGATCAGAAAACCGCGCGCATCGCCGAGTTCAAGGCACGGATCCACGAGTTGCAGCAGACCCAGAGCAAGCTGCGGCAGATGGACACTGAAATCGACGCCCTGCACGCCGCGTTCTCGACCTACGCCCAGCGTTTTGCCGAAAGCAGCACCACCCGTTCACTGAACGACGACCTGTCCAACGCCCGGGTCCTGAGCCCGCCGTTCGAACCGACCGAAGCGGCGTTCCCCAAACCGCTGCTGATCATTCCGTTCGGCCTGTTCACTGGTCTGTTGCTGGCGATTGCCTTGGTCTACGTGCGTGAGTTCTTCGATCACCGCTTCAAACACCCGGCGCAAATCAGCCACGAGTTGGGCCTGCCGGTGCTGCTGGTGATCAACGACCAGAGCACTCAGCCGGGTAATCCGCACAAGAACTGGACCGTGCCAAGCTTCGTGCACTGGGTGCGCAATTGA
- a CDS encoding polysaccharide biosynthesis/export family protein: protein MNAKILVLLMLPLAGCSSNSETQSMPVNILTAPPANAQATDMPKIEQTLRPQDVLDVIFHISTSGSDAYRVQSGDQIGLNFTAASQLNGNQLVLPDGTIELPGANTSVKIAGLTSDEARQEIQRAYQRKQLFQPNRNQLTVQIISPLTNEQNLKSALNHPATGMSREITVGTDGYASFPEIGAVPLQGMTVNQLETFLNKRYAQLPGRMTVDVLLKSTAGNEIYVLGEVGQPGSYPIRRPVSVLEALTLARGTNVKARLDSVVIMRRNGNQVQAVRYDVEKALSGDASQIAYLQPDDMLYVPKTKLASAGELARQLADVVLFQGVGFSFGYRVDNKGSNNN from the coding sequence ATGAACGCCAAGATACTGGTTCTGCTGATGCTGCCGCTTGCAGGTTGCTCCAGCAACTCGGAAACCCAGAGCATGCCGGTGAATATCCTCACCGCCCCGCCGGCCAACGCCCAGGCCACCGACATGCCCAAGATCGAACAGACCTTGCGCCCGCAGGATGTGCTGGATGTGATCTTCCACATCAGCACCAGCGGTTCGGACGCCTACCGTGTGCAGTCGGGTGACCAGATCGGCCTGAACTTCACCGCCGCCAGCCAGCTCAACGGCAACCAGCTGGTGCTGCCGGACGGCACCATCGAACTGCCGGGCGCCAACACCTCGGTGAAAATCGCCGGGCTGACCAGCGACGAAGCGCGCCAGGAAATCCAGCGTGCCTACCAACGCAAGCAGCTGTTCCAGCCCAATCGCAATCAACTGACCGTGCAGATCATCAGCCCGCTGACCAACGAGCAGAACCTGAAAAGCGCCCTCAACCACCCGGCCACCGGCATGAGCCGCGAGATCACCGTGGGCACCGACGGCTACGCGAGCTTCCCGGAAATCGGCGCCGTGCCGCTGCAAGGCATGACCGTCAATCAACTGGAAACCTTCCTCAACAAACGCTACGCGCAACTGCCGGGACGGATGACCGTGGACGTGCTGCTCAAGTCCACCGCCGGCAACGAGATCTACGTGCTGGGTGAAGTCGGCCAGCCCGGCTCCTACCCGATCCGTCGGCCGGTCTCGGTGCTTGAAGCACTGACCCTGGCCCGTGGCACCAACGTCAAGGCGCGCCTGGATTCCGTGGTGATCATGCGCCGCAATGGCAATCAGGTGCAGGCCGTGCGTTACGACGTCGAAAAAGCCCTGTCCGGCGATGCCTCGCAGATCGCCTACCTGCAACCGGACGACATGCTCTACGTGCCGAAAACCAAACTGGCCAGCGCCGGCGAACTCGCAAGGCAACTGGCCGATGTAGTGCTGTTCCAGGGCGTGGGTTTCAGCTTCGGCTATCGCGTCGACAACAAAGGCAGCAACAACAACTGA
- a CDS encoding CpsD/CapB family tyrosine-protein kinase, with the protein MDGSTNKSLSIASPSESNLTSTVLDLDLRILFLTAANPGAGTTTSALALASQLAQMSSGLVLYVDASQSAGNLTQQLSLSKERGLRDLLFNPDSPPLLQDCVVQVSSLPFHVLPNGRPIRTMEHLTAERLSPLLDQLGSQYRFVVIDGDAVYSAADTLVISTQVDGVVFVVRAEDTRWEVAQAAVQRLTQAGAKVVGSVFNRRKYYMPKWLYKNL; encoded by the coding sequence ATGGACGGTTCAACCAACAAAAGCCTGAGCATTGCCAGCCCCAGCGAGTCGAACCTGACCTCGACCGTGCTGGACCTGGATCTGCGGATCCTGTTCCTGACCGCCGCCAACCCCGGCGCCGGCACGACCACCAGCGCACTGGCCCTGGCCAGTCAACTGGCACAAATGAGCAGCGGTCTGGTGCTCTACGTCGATGCCAGCCAGTCGGCCGGCAACCTCACCCAGCAACTGAGCCTGAGCAAGGAGCGCGGCCTGCGCGACTTGCTGTTCAACCCGGATAGCCCGCCGCTGTTGCAGGACTGCGTGGTGCAGGTGTCGAGCCTGCCGTTCCACGTGCTGCCCAACGGCCGGCCAATCCGCACCATGGAACACCTGACCGCCGAGCGCCTGAGCCCGTTGCTCGATCAGTTGGGGAGCCAGTACCGCTTCGTGGTGATCGACGGCGATGCGGTGTATTCGGCCGCCGACACCCTGGTCATCAGCACGCAGGTCGACGGGGTGGTGTTCGTGGTGCGTGCCGAGGACACCCGCTGGGAAGTCGCCCAGGCCGCGGTGCAACGGCTGACCCAGGCCGGGGCGAAAGTGGTGGGCAGCGTGTTCAACCGGCGCAAGTACTACATGCCCAAATGGCTCTACAAAAACCTGTAA
- a CDS encoding sugar transferase, translating to MTGHEKGVPIQQLVRDKRMDPEQRMRLDAAIHRQGQGWVTGREGGRPWQLSRTNRVVACFGALVILVMISPLLIGLALAIKFTSKGPVMFVQKRTGYRGRKFGMFKFRTMVANAEELKESLRHLNKHGADAIDFKIDKDPRITRIGGFLRRTSLDELPNLINVVTGDMRLVGPRPTSFNAYRYKDSHLARLAIYPGMTGLWQISGRSNIDFDQRVELDLSYIAEQSLLLDLKILLKTPFKVFSGHGAS from the coding sequence ATGACTGGACATGAGAAAGGTGTACCGATCCAACAATTGGTTCGAGACAAACGCATGGATCCGGAACAGCGAATGCGCCTCGACGCGGCGATCCACCGCCAGGGCCAAGGCTGGGTGACCGGTCGCGAAGGCGGTCGACCATGGCAACTGTCCCGCACCAATCGGGTGGTGGCGTGCTTCGGCGCGCTGGTCATTCTGGTGATGATTTCCCCGCTGCTGATCGGTCTGGCGCTCGCCATCAAGTTCACCAGCAAGGGCCCGGTGATGTTCGTGCAGAAACGCACCGGCTATCGCGGCCGCAAGTTCGGCATGTTCAAGTTCCGCACCATGGTCGCCAACGCCGAAGAGCTGAAAGAATCGCTGCGCCACCTCAACAAGCACGGTGCCGATGCTATTGATTTCAAGATCGACAAGGACCCGCGCATCACCCGGATCGGCGGTTTCCTGCGGCGCACCAGCCTTGACGAACTGCCCAACCTGATCAACGTGGTGACCGGCGACATGCGCCTGGTCGGCCCTCGCCCGACTTCGTTCAACGCCTACCGCTACAAGGACAGTCACCTCGCGCGCCTGGCGATCTACCCCGGCATGACCGGCCTGTGGCAGATCTCCGGACGCAGCAACATCGACTTCGACCAGCGCGTTGAGTTGGACCTCAGCTACATCGCCGAGCAGAGCCTTTTGCTTGATCTGAAGATTCTGTTGAAAACCCCTTTCAAAGTATTCAGCGGCCACGGAGCAAGCTAA
- a CDS encoding NAD-dependent epimerase/dehydratase family protein, whose amino-acid sequence MKILVTGAAGFIGAHCVLRLLRDGHQVVGLDNFNGYYDPQLKLDRVQWVRDQVGDFQIARVDLADAAAVDALFVRECPQVVIHLAAQAGVRYSLENPQAYLNSNLSGFLNILESCRHHPVEHLIYASSSSVYGANQHTPYTVHDDVNHPLSLYAATKKANELMAHSYSYLFGIPSTGLRFFTVYGPWGRPDMSPIQFARAITEGTPLKLFNYGRHQRDFTYIDDIVESIARLTDHPPHNHPEWDREHPDAGSSMAPWCLFNIGGHHPVELKTYLALMEKHLGQKAVVELLPLQPGDVLNTCADTDDLAQATGFQPRIELDEGLGRFIAWYRDYYPTAYRPRAARG is encoded by the coding sequence ATGAAAATCCTCGTCACCGGTGCGGCCGGGTTCATCGGTGCCCATTGCGTGTTGCGACTGTTGCGCGACGGGCATCAGGTGGTTGGTCTCGACAACTTCAACGGCTACTACGACCCGCAGCTCAAACTGGATCGCGTGCAATGGGTGCGCGACCAGGTCGGTGATTTCCAGATCGCCCGGGTTGACCTGGCCGATGCCGCCGCCGTCGACGCCCTCTTCGTCCGTGAATGCCCGCAAGTGGTGATCCACCTCGCGGCGCAGGCCGGGGTGCGTTATTCACTGGAAAACCCTCAGGCCTACCTGAACAGCAACCTCAGCGGTTTCCTGAACATTCTGGAAAGCTGCCGGCATCACCCGGTCGAGCATCTGATCTATGCCTCATCAAGTTCGGTGTACGGCGCCAACCAGCACACGCCCTACACGGTGCACGACGACGTCAATCACCCGCTGTCGTTGTACGCCGCAACCAAAAAAGCCAATGAGCTGATGGCCCACAGCTACAGCTATCTGTTCGGCATTCCTTCTACCGGCCTGCGTTTTTTCACGGTGTACGGACCGTGGGGCCGGCCCGACATGTCGCCGATCCAGTTCGCCCGCGCCATCACCGAAGGCACGCCACTGAAGCTGTTCAACTACGGTCGGCACCAGCGTGATTTCACCTACATCGACGACATTGTCGAAAGCATCGCGCGCCTCACCGACCACCCGCCACACAACCATCCGGAATGGGACCGCGAGCACCCCGACGCGGGCAGCAGCATGGCCCCGTGGTGCCTGTTCAACATTGGCGGCCACCACCCGGTGGAACTGAAAACCTACCTGGCGCTGATGGAAAAGCACCTCGGTCAGAAAGCCGTGGTCGAGCTCTTGCCCCTGCAACCGGGCGACGTGCTCAACACCTGTGCCGACACCGATGATCTGGCCCAGGCCACCGGGTTCCAGCCCCGGATCGAGCTGGATGAAGGACTGGGGCGTTTCATCGCCTGGTATCGCGACTACTACCCCACTGCCTATCGCCCACGCGCCGCTCGCGGCTGA
- a CDS encoding UDP-glucose dehydrogenase family protein, translated as MDVSVFGTGYVGLIQAAALADVGHRVLCVDIDPNKIKQLQQAVPPISEPGLSATLEENIKAGRLLFTTQASDAVEHAELIFIAVGTPADEDGSADLSHVLNVARQIASFMEADRTLIIKSTVPVGTADQVLKTANDELHRRGKSGLHVRIVSNPEFLKEGSALADCMRPDRIIVGTQDDEARAQMSELYAPFCRNHEKLMFMDNRSAELTKYAANAMLATRISFMNELANLTELLGADIEAVRKGIGSDPRIGYHFIYPGCGFGGSCFPKDLRALLHTAEHNGMPLKLLRSVTDVNDTQRHILFSKLKAQFPQGLAGKSIAVWGLAFKPNTDDMREAPSRYLMDALWAEGASVQAYDPEAMSECRRIYGYRDDLHLCATRDDTLEDADALVICTEWKNFRVVDFELLADKLRSKVIIDGRNLYNPEQVAAAGLHYSGIGLRHISPDGLRP; from the coding sequence ATGGACGTGAGCGTATTTGGTACGGGCTATGTTGGCCTGATTCAAGCTGCGGCACTCGCCGATGTCGGACATCGTGTGTTGTGCGTCGATATTGACCCGAACAAGATTAAACAACTGCAACAGGCTGTACCGCCTATTAGCGAACCGGGTCTATCGGCAACTTTGGAAGAAAACATCAAGGCCGGGCGTCTGCTGTTCACCACCCAGGCCAGCGATGCCGTAGAACACGCCGAGTTGATCTTCATTGCAGTGGGCACTCCGGCTGACGAGGACGGTTCCGCCGACCTGAGTCACGTGCTCAATGTGGCGCGGCAGATCGCAAGCTTCATGGAGGCCGATCGCACGCTGATCATCAAATCCACGGTGCCGGTCGGCACGGCGGACCAGGTGCTGAAAACCGCCAACGACGAATTGCACCGGCGCGGCAAAAGCGGCCTGCACGTGCGGATCGTGTCCAACCCCGAATTCCTCAAGGAGGGCAGCGCCCTCGCCGATTGCATGCGCCCCGACCGGATCATCGTCGGCACTCAGGACGATGAGGCACGGGCGCAGATGAGCGAGTTGTACGCGCCGTTCTGCCGCAACCACGAAAAACTGATGTTCATGGACAACCGCAGCGCCGAGCTGACCAAGTACGCGGCCAACGCGATGCTGGCCACCCGTATCAGCTTCATGAACGAGCTGGCCAACCTCACCGAACTGCTGGGCGCCGACATCGAAGCGGTGCGCAAGGGTATCGGTTCCGACCCGCGCATCGGCTATCACTTCATCTACCCCGGCTGCGGCTTCGGTGGCTCGTGCTTTCCCAAGGATCTGCGCGCCCTGTTGCACACCGCCGAGCACAACGGCATGCCGCTGAAACTGCTGCGCAGTGTCACCGACGTCAACGACACCCAGCGGCACATCCTGTTCAGCAAACTCAAGGCGCAATTCCCGCAAGGTCTGGCCGGCAAATCCATTGCCGTCTGGGGCCTGGCGTTCAAGCCAAATACCGATGACATGCGCGAAGCCCCCAGCCGCTATCTGATGGATGCGCTGTGGGCCGAAGGCGCCAGCGTCCAGGCCTACGATCCGGAAGCGATGTCCGAGTGCCGGCGCATTTACGGCTACCGCGATGATCTGCACCTGTGCGCCACCCGTGACGACACCCTGGAAGACGCCGATGCACTGGTGATCTGCACCGAGTGGAAGAATTTCCGCGTGGTGGATTTCGAGCTGCTGGCCGACAAGCTGCGCTCCAAAGTGATCATCGACGGACGCAACCTCTACAACCCGGAACAAGTGGCGGCCGCCGGCCTGCACTACAGCGGCATCGGCCTGCGGCATATCTCGCCCGACGGGTTGCGCCCATGA